A genomic region of Pseudomonas abietaniphila contains the following coding sequences:
- a CDS encoding glycine zipper 2TM domain-containing protein has product MNKSLLVGAVLGAVGVTAGGALATYSLVKSNGPEYAEVLAVEPVKEQIKTPRQVCKDVAVTHRAPVKDEHQIVGSVIGAVAGGLLGNQVGGGNGKKIATVAGAVGGGYAGNKVQEGMQNRDTYTTTESRCNTVNDISDKVVGYNVKYKLNDKVGQVRMDRDPGSQIPVNKDGQLELSQAQ; this is encoded by the coding sequence GTGAACAAGTCGTTGCTAGTTGGTGCAGTATTGGGTGCTGTCGGTGTCACCGCCGGTGGCGCTTTGGCCACCTATAGCCTCGTAAAATCAAACGGCCCAGAGTACGCAGAAGTACTCGCCGTCGAGCCTGTAAAAGAACAGATCAAAACGCCACGCCAAGTGTGCAAAGACGTCGCGGTGACCCACCGCGCGCCGGTCAAGGACGAGCACCAGATCGTCGGCAGCGTCATCGGTGCCGTCGCCGGTGGGCTGCTCGGTAATCAGGTGGGTGGTGGTAACGGCAAGAAGATCGCGACCGTTGCCGGTGCTGTCGGTGGTGGTTATGCCGGTAACAAGGTTCAGGAAGGCATGCAAAACCGCGACACTTACACGACCACTGAAAGCCGTTGCAACACGGTCAACGATATCAGCGACAAGGTCGTGGGCTATAACGTGAAGTACAAATTGAACGACAAGGTTGGCCAAGTCCGTATGGATCGTGATCCGGGCAGCCAGATTCCAGTCAACAAGGACGGTCAGCTGGAGTTGAGTCAGGCTCAGTAA
- a CDS encoding OprD family porin produces the protein MHKNPVALGLTSAAFGLTMAFPGFAEADFFEDSKADLELRNFYFNSDYRQDGASQSKRDEWAQGLILNYESGFTDGTVGFGVDAIGLFGLKLDSGPDRRNTGLLPVGDEKAPDDYGRAGVTAKARISKSVLRVGTLLPRLPTVLPNDGRLLPQTFRGAQVTSRDITDMTLNVGRLTSNTERNDSGHEDIEAEGKGLKGGRPSDKFDFASASYNWSKGLTTSYNYGGLENNYKQHIVTLVHSFPLGESQSIKSDLRYARSLKDGNTNVDNTAVGAKFTYSVAGHGFGVAYQRMNGETGFPHLAGTDSFLVNYVMISPDFANPEERSWQARYDYDFAAAGLPGLSFMTRYLQGDNFARGNKEGTEWERNTDIAYVFQSGALKNLELRWRNGTYRSNGGNNIDQNRVIVSYTLPLL, from the coding sequence ATGCATAAAAACCCTGTTGCCCTTGGCCTCACGTCGGCTGCCTTCGGGTTGACCATGGCGTTTCCTGGCTTCGCCGAAGCCGACTTTTTCGAGGACAGCAAAGCTGATCTCGAACTTCGCAATTTCTACTTCAACAGTGACTACCGACAGGACGGCGCCAGCCAGTCCAAGCGTGATGAATGGGCCCAGGGCCTGATCCTCAATTATGAGTCCGGGTTTACCGACGGCACGGTCGGCTTCGGTGTCGATGCCATTGGCCTGTTCGGCCTGAAACTGGATTCCGGTCCTGACCGTCGCAACACCGGACTGCTGCCAGTCGGGGATGAAAAGGCCCCAGATGACTACGGCCGCGCAGGCGTGACCGCCAAGGCGCGAATCTCCAAGAGTGTGTTGCGGGTCGGCACCTTGCTGCCGAGATTGCCGACGGTACTCCCCAACGATGGGCGTCTGTTGCCGCAGACCTTTCGGGGTGCACAGGTGACGTCCAGGGACATCACCGACATGACCCTCAATGTCGGCCGCCTGACCAGTAATACTGAGCGCAATGACAGCGGGCACGAAGACATCGAGGCTGAAGGAAAGGGCCTCAAGGGTGGCCGTCCCAGCGACAAGTTCGACTTCGCCAGCGCAAGCTACAACTGGAGCAAGGGGCTGACCACGTCTTACAACTACGGGGGGCTTGAGAACAACTATAAGCAACACATCGTGACGCTGGTTCACAGCTTTCCGCTGGGCGAGTCACAGTCAATCAAGAGTGACCTGCGTTACGCGCGTTCGCTCAAGGACGGTAACACCAACGTCGACAACACGGCCGTCGGCGCGAAGTTCACCTACAGCGTCGCAGGCCACGGTTTTGGCGTGGCGTATCAGCGCATGAACGGCGAAACCGGGTTTCCGCACCTGGCGGGCACCGACTCCTTCCTCGTCAATTACGTGATGATTTCTCCGGATTTCGCCAACCCTGAAGAGCGCTCATGGCAGGCCCGTTACGACTATGACTTCGCAGCGGCGGGTTTGCCTGGCTTGAGCTTCATGACGCGCTATCTGCAGGGCGACAACTTCGCTCGCGGCAACAAAGAAGGCACCGAGTGGGAGCGCAACACCGACATTGCCTACGTGTTCCAGAGTGGCGCACTGAAGAACCTCGAACTGAGGTGGCGCAACGGCACCTACCGCAGTAACGGCGGCAACAACATCGACCAGAACCGCGTCATCGTTAGCTACACGCTGCCGCTGCTCTGA